A single region of the Gemmatimonadaceae bacterium genome encodes:
- a CDS encoding amino acid permease, which yields MRLFSRKPIADLLPDEGDQTPHLRRALGTADLVMLSIGAVIGAGIFSSIGTAAAGQLAADGVTVIRFGAGPALVVSFILLGLVCALAALCYAELAAMIPQAGSAYAYSYATLGELIAWIIGWDLILEYAVGNVAVAISWSGYFVSLVSGFGIDFPGWLVHGYREVMLAAPDSPLKALLGSAPHVFGVPVLLNVPAFAIVAAITWLLVLGVKESARANNVMVAIKLVVLAVFVIIGVQHINPANYHPFAPNGFRGIHQGAAIVFFAYIGFDAISTAAEEVRDPQRTMPRGILIGLAICTLIYIVVGAVATGLVPYQQLLANDPLAAAFDRAGLQRFSWFISLGAVVSMSAVLLVFQYGQPRIFYAMARDGLLPPWAAKIHPEYRTPHITTVLTGVFVAAWALVGDAGETYDLTNIGTLFAFAIVCVGVLVLRHVDPNRPRPFRVPFAWAVCLLGAGACLFVMKGLPREAWVRFGFWLVVGLALYFVYGFKHSRLRLAERSEVR from the coding sequence ATGCGACTGTTCTCCCGCAAACCGATCGCCGATCTCCTGCCGGACGAGGGCGACCAGACGCCGCACCTGCGGCGGGCGCTGGGGACCGCCGACCTGGTGATGCTGTCCATCGGCGCCGTGATCGGGGCGGGGATATTCAGTTCGATCGGCACGGCGGCCGCCGGACAGCTCGCCGCCGACGGCGTGACCGTCATCCGCTTTGGCGCGGGCCCGGCCCTGGTGGTGTCGTTCATCCTGCTCGGGCTCGTCTGCGCGCTGGCCGCGCTCTGCTACGCGGAACTGGCGGCCATGATCCCGCAGGCCGGGAGCGCCTACGCGTACTCGTACGCGACGCTCGGCGAGCTGATCGCGTGGATCATCGGCTGGGACCTGATCCTCGAGTACGCCGTCGGCAACGTAGCCGTGGCCATCAGCTGGAGCGGCTACTTCGTGTCGCTGGTGAGCGGATTCGGCATCGACTTTCCGGGCTGGCTGGTGCACGGCTATCGCGAGGTGATGCTCGCGGCGCCCGATTCGCCGCTGAAGGCGCTGCTCGGAAGCGCGCCGCACGTCTTCGGCGTCCCCGTGCTGCTGAACGTGCCGGCCTTCGCCATCGTCGCCGCCATCACCTGGCTGCTCGTGCTCGGCGTGAAGGAGAGCGCGCGCGCCAACAACGTGATGGTGGCCATCAAGCTGGTCGTGCTCGCCGTCTTCGTGATCATCGGCGTCCAGCACATCAACCCCGCCAACTACCATCCGTTCGCCCCCAACGGGTTCCGCGGCATCCATCAGGGCGCGGCGATCGTCTTCTTCGCCTATATCGGCTTCGATGCCATCTCCACGGCGGCCGAAGAGGTGCGCGATCCGCAGCGCACCATGCCGCGCGGCATCCTGATCGGGCTCGCCATCTGCACGCTCATCTACATCGTCGTGGGCGCCGTCGCCACCGGCCTCGTCCCGTATCAGCAGCTCCTCGCCAACGATCCGCTCGCGGCGGCGTTCGACCGGGCTGGCCTGCAGCGGTTCAGCTGGTTCATCTCGCTCGGGGCGGTGGTTTCGATGAGCGCCGTGCTGCTCGTCTTCCAGTACGGCCAGCCGCGCATCTTCTACGCGATGGCGCGCGACGGCCTGCTCCCGCCCTGGGCCGCGAAGATCCACCCGGAGTACCGCACGCCCCACATCACCACCGTGCTCACCGGCGTGTTCGTGGCGGCGTGGGCGCTGGTCGGGGACGCCGGCGAGACGTATGACCTGACCAACATCGGGACGCTCTTCGCCTTCGCCATCGTCTGCGTGGGCGTGCTGGTGCTGCGCCACGTGGATCCCAACCGTCCGCGTCCGTTCCGCGTACCCTTTGCATGGGCGGTCTGCCTGCTGGGGGCCGGCGCCTGCCTCTTCGTGATGAAGGGGCTGCCGCGCGAGGCGTGGGTGCGCTTCGGATTCTGGCTCGTCGTCGGGCTCGCGCTCTATTTCGTCTACGGTTTCAAGCACAGCCGCCTGCGGTTGGCGGAGCGTTCCGAAGTGCGGTAG
- a CDS encoding amino acid permease — MSDHSASAGSHQHSDFVKAMTLTDATMLVAGSMIGSGIFIVSADISRTLGSPGWLLLAWVLTGVITVLGALAFGELAAMYPRAGGMYTFLRESMGPLMGFLYGWTLFIVIQTGTIAAVAVGFGKFLGVLFPFFTADRWFLAFDINTGGTVLEFGLSWQRVAALVSVWVFTWVNLRGVKEGKWVQTILTFVKTASLIILILLGLTIGRNAEAVAANFSGGNLFAGTPDLGALFVLTFGSALVGSLFSADSWHAPTFAAAEVQNPSRNLPRALMTGTIMVTVLYVLANVAYLAVLPMHGAADGATIMARGIDHATQDRVATAMMESIFGANGALIMAGAIVISTLGCNNGLILSGARVYYAMAKDGSFFARAGVLSRHGVPAFALVVQSIWTSVLCLTGTYNQLLDYVIFAALIFYALTTVGLFLLRRQRPDEPRPYRAIGYPVLPALYVLAASGVAVTLLLAPKTSVQALTGLAIVLLGVPVYYWWHRGARAPQAG, encoded by the coding sequence ATGAGCGACCACTCCGCGTCCGCCGGTTCGCATCAGCACTCGGACTTCGTGAAGGCGATGACGCTCACGGACGCCACCATGCTGGTGGCGGGTTCGATGATTGGCTCCGGCATCTTCATCGTCTCGGCGGACATCAGCCGCACGCTCGGATCGCCGGGGTGGCTGCTCCTCGCGTGGGTCCTCACGGGCGTGATCACGGTGCTCGGGGCCCTCGCATTCGGCGAACTCGCGGCGATGTATCCACGCGCCGGTGGCATGTACACGTTCCTGCGCGAGTCGATGGGCCCGCTGATGGGCTTTCTCTACGGGTGGACGCTGTTCATCGTGATCCAGACGGGAACCATTGCCGCGGTCGCGGTGGGCTTCGGCAAGTTCCTCGGCGTGCTCTTCCCGTTCTTCACGGCCGATCGCTGGTTCCTGGCGTTCGACATCAACACGGGCGGGACGGTCCTGGAGTTTGGCCTGTCGTGGCAGCGCGTGGCCGCGCTCGTGTCGGTGTGGGTCTTCACCTGGGTCAACCTGCGCGGCGTCAAGGAAGGGAAGTGGGTGCAGACCATCCTCACCTTCGTGAAGACGGCCTCGCTCATCATCCTCATCCTGCTCGGGCTCACGATCGGGCGGAACGCCGAGGCGGTCGCGGCCAACTTCAGCGGCGGCAACCTGTTTGCGGGGACGCCGGATCTCGGTGCGCTCTTCGTGCTCACGTTTGGCTCCGCGCTGGTCGGCTCGCTCTTCTCGGCGGACTCGTGGCACGCGCCCACCTTCGCCGCCGCGGAAGTGCAGAATCCCTCGCGCAACCTGCCGCGCGCCCTGATGACCGGCACGATCATGGTGACGGTGCTCTATGTCCTCGCGAACGTGGCGTACCTCGCCGTCCTTCCCATGCACGGCGCCGCCGACGGCGCCACGATCATGGCGCGCGGCATCGACCATGCGACGCAGGACCGCGTGGCGACGGCGATGATGGAGAGCATCTTCGGCGCCAACGGCGCGCTGATCATGGCGGGCGCGATCGTGATCTCCACGCTGGGCTGCAACAACGGCCTCATCCTGTCGGGCGCTCGGGTCTACTACGCGATGGCGAAGGACGGCTCGTTCTTCGCGCGCGCCGGCGTCCTGAGCCGGCACGGCGTGCCGGCCTTCGCGCTCGTCGTCCAGTCCATCTGGACGAGCGTGCTCTGCCTGACCGGCACGTACAACCAGCTGCTCGACTACGTGATCTTCGCCGCGCTCATCTTCTATGCGCTGACCACCGTTGGGCTGTTCCTGCTGCGGCGCCAGCGCCCGGACGAGCCGCGGCCGTATCGCGCCATTGGCTACCCCGTGCTGCCGGCGCTGTACGTGCTGGCCGCGTCCGGCGTCGCCGTCACGCTGCTGCTGGCGCCGAAGACGAGCGTGCAGGCCCTGACGGGGCTGGCGATCGTGCTGCTCGGCGTCCCCGTCTACTACTGGTGGCACCGCGGTGCTCGCGCACCACAGGCCGGCTAG
- a CDS encoding prolyl oligopeptidase family serine peptidase translates to MSRLHRWLIVAAATLAGSPLAAQRTDLLTNTRFEPYFNVASPLSLTSAAKADRVAWKTYERGMRNVYTAAAPSWKPVNLTRFTADDGLDISNISISDDGSIIIFVRGSATNSRDWVANPSHDPNGPERAIWAVRSTGGAPAWKVAVGAAPALSPDGKAVLYVKDGQIYRAPVVPVKPGTAMDRGEKPFITAWGRQGNPQWSPDGRKIAFVSDREHHAFIAVYDVKSRTLAYVDPSVDCDGNPVWTDDSKAIVFTRRPGTPFGLQEQQGMGVGQSAGTATNISQVLQRLRNGGFGPPCGGGFGFGSGGGSGGGGGRGAVTAVNPQVAARPGFFAARFAGGYTLSLMVADVKTRIAREVWHNQPDDRTFTTLNGMRYAAGHVVFPATMPNDEWDRWFSIDLANPAKDPVLLTTTDGLIEGVGSAELSADGKTFYYSTNARDIERRHIWSVPVSGGTPRQITTGEGIETSPVHLPSGKAIAVLYFDWNTPASVGLVATGSDKAKTIFPVLDKAFPRDAHEKPQIVWTKAADGQAISNQLFLPKDLKPGEKRPALVFVHGGPIRQMLPGYHYMEFYHWAYAYNQWLAAQGYIVLSINYRRGIGYGRSFQNAPGAQAAGNSEYQDVVAGGKYLQGRDDVDPTRVGIWGLSYGGLLTSQALARNSDIFVAGVDYAGVHLYGTNLDTAALSFKSSAVGAIDGWKSPVLLVHGDDDRNVDFAQTVGLVQLLRARNIYHEMIIIPDDLHESMLHKNWVDTWERTDRFLKRFVWNREKPPAMAP, encoded by the coding sequence ATGTCGCGCTTGCACCGCTGGCTGATCGTTGCTGCCGCCACCCTGGCTGGATCGCCGCTGGCCGCCCAGCGCACCGACCTGCTCACGAACACCAGGTTCGAGCCCTACTTCAATGTCGCCTCACCGCTTTCGCTGACGTCGGCCGCGAAGGCTGACCGGGTTGCCTGGAAGACGTACGAGCGCGGCATGCGAAATGTCTACACCGCGGCGGCGCCATCCTGGAAACCGGTGAACCTCACCCGGTTCACCGCCGATGACGGCCTCGACATCTCGAACATCTCGATCTCCGATGATGGCAGCATCATCATCTTCGTGCGCGGCTCGGCGACCAACTCGCGGGACTGGGTGGCCAACCCGTCGCACGATCCCAACGGACCCGAGCGCGCCATCTGGGCCGTGCGCAGCACGGGCGGCGCGCCGGCGTGGAAGGTGGCGGTGGGGGCCGCCCCGGCCCTCTCTCCTGACGGTAAGGCGGTGCTCTACGTGAAGGACGGGCAGATCTACCGCGCCCCGGTTGTCCCGGTGAAGCCCGGCACGGCGATGGATCGCGGCGAGAAACCGTTCATCACGGCGTGGGGGCGCCAGGGCAATCCGCAGTGGTCACCCGACGGCCGGAAGATCGCCTTCGTGAGCGATCGCGAACACCACGCGTTCATCGCGGTCTATGACGTCAAGAGCCGCACCCTGGCGTATGTCGATCCCAGCGTGGACTGCGACGGCAATCCCGTCTGGACCGATGATTCGAAGGCGATCGTCTTCACGCGCCGTCCGGGGACGCCGTTCGGATTGCAGGAGCAGCAGGGGATGGGAGTCGGACAATCGGCCGGCACCGCGACCAACATTAGCCAGGTGCTGCAGCGCCTGCGCAACGGCGGCTTCGGTCCGCCGTGCGGCGGCGGATTCGGCTTCGGTAGTGGTGGTGGTAGCGGTGGTGGTGGTGGTCGCGGCGCCGTCACGGCGGTGAATCCGCAAGTGGCGGCGCGTCCCGGATTCTTCGCGGCGCGCTTCGCCGGTGGTTACACGCTGTCGCTGATGGTTGCCGACGTGAAGACGCGCATCGCCAGGGAAGTCTGGCACAACCAGCCGGACGACCGGACCTTCACCACGCTCAACGGCATGCGCTACGCCGCCGGACACGTCGTCTTCCCCGCGACGATGCCGAACGACGAATGGGACCGCTGGTTCTCGATCGATCTTGCGAACCCGGCGAAGGATCCGGTCCTGCTGACGACCACCGATGGCCTCATCGAAGGCGTCGGCTCGGCGGAATTGTCGGCCGACGGCAAGACCTTCTATTACAGCACCAACGCCAGGGACATCGAGCGCCGCCACATCTGGTCGGTGCCGGTGAGCGGCGGCACGCCACGGCAGATCACGACCGGCGAGGGAATCGAGACGTCGCCCGTGCACCTCCCGTCGGGCAAGGCGATTGCGGTGCTCTACTTCGACTGGAACACGCCGGCGTCGGTGGGACTGGTCGCCACCGGCTCGGACAAGGCGAAGACTATCTTCCCGGTGCTCGACAAGGCGTTTCCGCGCGACGCGCACGAGAAGCCGCAGATCGTCTGGACGAAGGCGGCAGATGGCCAGGCGATCAGCAACCAGCTCTTCCTGCCGAAAGATCTCAAGCCGGGCGAGAAGCGCCCCGCCCTGGTCTTCGTGCACGGCGGCCCGATCCGGCAGATGCTCCCGGGCTACCACTACATGGAGTTCTACCACTGGGCGTACGCCTACAACCAGTGGCTCGCCGCGCAGGGCTACATCGTGTTGTCCATCAACTACCGCCGCGGCATCGGCTACGGGCGCTCCTTCCAGAACGCTCCCGGGGCGCAGGCGGCTGGCAACAGCGAGTACCAGGACGTGGTCGCCGGCGGCAAGTACCTGCAGGGACGCGACGACGTCGACCCCACGCGCGTCGGCATCTGGGGCCTGTCGTACGGCGGCCTGCTGACGTCGCAGGCGCTCGCCCGCAACAGTGACATCTTCGTGGCCGGCGTCGACTACGCCGGCGTGCACCTCTACGGCACCAACCTCGACACGGCCGCGCTCTCCTTCAAGTCGTCGGCCGTCGGGGCCATTGACGGCTGGAAGTCGCCGGTGCTGCTCGTGCACGGCGACGACGACCGCAACGTGGACTTCGCGCAGACGGTCGGTCTCGTGCAGCTCCTGCGGGCCCGCAACATCTACCACGAGATGATCATCATTCCGGACGACCTGCACGAGTCGATGCTGCACAAGAACTGGGTGGACACGTGGGAACGCACGGACCGCTTCCTCAAGCGCTTCGTCTGGAACCGCGAGAAGCCACCCGCCATGGCGCCGTGA
- a CDS encoding dicarboxylate/amino acid:cation symporter, with the protein MKKLSSTQWIGVSMVVGILLGYLFPSAEYPALFTAAKATSSVFLRMIKSLIVPLLFSTLVVGIAGHGDDMKKVGRLAFRSILYFEIVTTIALFLGLAAVNLVKPGAGVNLTGAQTATASSLAQTKVTFSGVIEHMVPQSFFEAATHNEVLQIVFFAILFAIGVSRTKGKAKQVMLDFCESLSEVMFKFTGLVMSFAPFGIGAAIAVTVGQSGLSVLKSLAMLVGTLYGTLIVFVFFVLVPVALIARVPIRRFWSFIKEPWLIAFSTASSEAALPLAMEELERFGLPKRIIAFVLPTGYSFNLDGSTLYLAIASVFAAQAGGIDMSFGDQLLMMLTLMLTSKGVAAVPRASLVILSGALTMFNLPLEAVAVILGVDAIMDMARTSINLVGNCLATAVMARWEGEFPDQPPAAASA; encoded by the coding sequence ATGAAGAAGCTGAGTTCTACGCAGTGGATCGGCGTGTCGATGGTGGTCGGCATCCTGCTCGGCTACCTGTTCCCCTCGGCGGAGTATCCGGCGCTGTTCACGGCCGCGAAGGCGACGAGTTCCGTCTTCCTGCGCATGATCAAGTCGCTCATCGTGCCGCTGCTCTTCTCGACGCTGGTGGTGGGCATCGCCGGGCACGGCGACGACATGAAGAAGGTGGGGCGCCTGGCGTTCCGCTCGATTCTCTACTTTGAAATCGTCACGACCATCGCGCTCTTCCTCGGCCTGGCGGCGGTGAACCTGGTGAAGCCGGGCGCCGGTGTGAACCTCACCGGCGCGCAGACGGCCACCGCGAGCTCGCTGGCGCAGACCAAGGTCACGTTCAGCGGCGTCATCGAGCACATGGTGCCGCAGAGCTTCTTCGAGGCGGCGACGCACAACGAGGTGCTCCAGATCGTCTTCTTCGCGATCCTCTTCGCCATCGGCGTGTCGCGGACGAAGGGGAAGGCCAAGCAGGTGATGCTCGACTTCTGCGAGTCGCTGAGCGAGGTGATGTTCAAGTTCACCGGGCTCGTGATGTCCTTCGCGCCTTTCGGCATCGGCGCGGCCATCGCCGTCACGGTGGGCCAGAGCGGGTTGAGCGTGCTCAAGAGCCTCGCGATGCTGGTGGGGACGCTGTACGGCACGCTCATCGTCTTCGTGTTCTTCGTGCTGGTGCCGGTGGCGCTGATCGCGCGCGTCCCGATCCGCCGCTTCTGGAGCTTCATCAAGGAGCCCTGGCTCATCGCCTTCTCGACGGCGTCCTCCGAGGCGGCGCTGCCGCTCGCCATGGAGGAACTCGAACGCTTTGGCCTGCCGAAGCGCATCATCGCCTTCGTGCTCCCCACCGGATACTCGTTCAACCTCGACGGCTCGACGCTCTATCTGGCCATTGCGTCGGTCTTCGCGGCGCAGGCCGGCGGCATCGACATGAGCTTCGGCGACCAGCTGCTGATGATGCTGACGCTGATGCTGACGTCGAAGGGCGTGGCGGCCGTGCCGCGCGCCTCGCTGGTCATCCTGTCGGGCGCGCTCACGATGTTCAACCTGCCGCTCGAAGCCGTGGCGGTGATCCTGGGCGTGGATGCCATCATGGACATGGCGCGCACGTCGATCAACCTGGTCGGCAACTGCCTCGCGACCGCGGTGATGGCGCGCTGGGAAGGTGAGTTCCCCGACCAGCCGCCCGCGGCAGCGTCCGCGTAG